In Haliaeetus albicilla chromosome 26, bHalAlb1.1, whole genome shotgun sequence, the sequence CTAAGTTTTCTTGTAGCTTTTGATACATTTCCTGCCAGCTGCATCCTTTTTCACACCGAACAGGATGATGCTTTCAGCACTATTTGAAGCTTTGTTATGAAAGTAGTTTTTTCAGTTCATTCCTAAAATCAGGACATTCATTCAGAGTACCTCCAAATATTGGACTAGGTGAATGGGAGCACTGGCACTCATTTTGATTTTAGAACATGTTTATGATTACAGTAGATACCTACAGGTCATTATCACACAGAATTCTAAACCAAACACTTATCACTGTATTAGCACCAGAATTTTCCACCGTGAAGTTCTGCATCTTATCTCTGGAAGCATTCACGACCAAACAAGGAACGAAACAGAATTGCGCATACTGTGGTTGCAAGTAACCCCCCACTGCAAACTAACCGTAGTGTTTTTTGTGACTGATTTAGCTacttcaaacacaaaaaggaaattactgTTGCTACTGCTAGTGAAAGACAGCagagtgttttgtttgttggtttaaTGATACTTTAGAATCATACAGTTTCCAACAATAAGTAATGAGACACACGTCAGTGGATCAGATGTGGTTACGCTGCTGCCTGTGCGCTCTTCGATAATGCCCTCAGGTCCAAAATGCACTTCGCAATACTGTCCttctgctgcaaaagaaaggaaaacagctttcagaagagAGACTTTATGAAAGACAtttaaacaagcaaaagaaTTTTTAGACCCATAAAATGGGTTACAGATTAAAAGGGATATAATTATAGCTCATGAAGTCAGAGATTCAAATCCAAACAACGACTTGCATTAAAGCATCTGCATGCAGTGCTAGGAAcatgttgtctttttttgttctcagcTTCATTCCTTAAAGAAAGGACATCTAGAGCCCATCTGTAGATCTTAAGCTGCCATGGTCTTACACAGAGAATTTTACAGGTGAGTTCCCTGACCTGTTAGCTATACATCCTATCACAAGCTTAGTTCTATGCTGCAACAACAACCACCACACAAAATTCTAGCTTAAATCACCAGCACACAAGCACCTGGTACCTAGTAACTGGGCTTGCTAGCTCTTACTCAGTAGCAAGAACGTGTTGTAGCCACACTTGCAAGTCACCCAAAGATGGCTTATCATCTTCTGGGCTAAGCCAGTATCACTGGACAGCAAGTAGCTGTACAGACAAAACTGTCAAGCAGATTAAAATAAGCAAGTACCTGTTGAGGTGTGATGCTCTGAACAACATTTTTCTCCACCCACTGAATCATGTGATCTTGTTCTTTCTGACGCTTTAAATTCTGCAGAGCCACTTGATAGTCCAGCCTTTTCTTTACTTCATTGTACACTGTCAGTAATCTTTCTCGATAATTAGTTTCCAGCAACATTGCAATATTATTCTAGACACAGAAGATGAAATCAAAGGGTTAATGTTTGGCAAGAATACAAAACAGAGGCAGAACACATGCTATAGCAAAAGTCACAGGATCAGGCAGTGGAACTGGCCCTATCTAGAACACACAGAAGGTAAACAGTGCATTACTTGTTAGCAATTTAAGAGGCACCCAGATTAGGTAGCAGAGACTGCAGTGGAAGCGAACTGTAGAGCTGGAACTGCGTACCCGCTTAGCGTCAAAGAGGTAACTGCGGCCTTCAACTCGCCACTGCTCCTTCTTCTCCTGTTCAATGGCAGTCTCGAGATTTTTAATAGCCTCATTTTTCACAGCTAAAGCTTTAGCAACTTTCtcctgaaagaagaaacaaaagacatGCTTCAGAATGAAAGtaaaatgcaaggaaaacaaGTGATCTGTAATTAACTTTTGAAATTCTGCATTCAGATTTGAGAAATATCTGCATAAACTGGATTATGCCAGGGGTTGAGGTTAAAGGATGACAAGACAGAAGAATTAGGGTTCACAGTCAATcgtactttaaaaaaaaataatttgtgctgGTATGAGGcgttttatttttgaagaccTACATAACAATACCAACATAAGATCTAAAACATACCTTATTTAAGCAACATTCTGAAGATATTAGACTCAGATTTTTATGACAGCCTAGGCACAGTattcttttgaatatttaagCAGATAACTTCAAGTAGTTATTAACTACTACAAAGTTAGATTATGGTTTCTTTTGTTACCTCATTAAGTTTGTCAGCAAAAGCTGCTACATCAGACCCGTATTTTTTTACGCCATAGATGATGACTGATAATATGCAGGCCGCTGCAACTGTCTCATGGTTAATTACATAGATTTCCTTAGAGAGCAAGTAAAGCAGGAGTCCAGTACCTAACATGTAAGGccctaaaaaaaaacaaaataaagcagcattATTTGTACAAGGCATAAAGAGGCTCACTGAAGTCAAACACCTAAGAGGTAGCTAGCTTAAGGCTTACAAGAAGATCAAGAAGTGTTCTCTCTTAACATGACAAAACGGCAAAACCCCATACAACTAAGGGGAAGGGTGCCATGAGGACGCTCACCAGAAGTGGAAGCAACTTGCATCTGGCATGGgcgctgctgcttctgctcactCAGAAACAGGCAAAAATCTCTGTTTAAAGGTTTTGAGGGTCAGCAGGCAAATAAATCTTCCTGCAACATCAATCTCATGACATTCTTCCTTTATTTAAATCACCGGTGCCTAGCTTTCGAACCAGAAAGTGCTGCACTGGCTCATACCTCACAACCTCCCTCTgcataagcaaaaaaataatcttccctaatattttaccttttcagCAGCTGGAAGTTGTGGACAGAACTAAATAAGCATGActaaacatatatttttaaataaataaaagtatataTTAACCTGTAACTCCTGTTTTAGGAtacaaaaactggaaaaactCCTCTGGGATCAAACCATGACGTACTTCGCCTCCTTTCTCAGGCAGAGGTGGCAAAGGAGCCAAACACTGCTGAGTTGTGTGCAGTGGTCTTGTGGTGTGCAGTACACTATAAATAATGAGAAAGTTTCCATTACgcttatttttgaaaaacaaaaccagcccaCCCTTAGATGAGGCTCAAACGCGTTTCCAATTAAATAGGTAGGCATTCATTAGACACGCCCCCTCTGAGGAAGAGGGTGGGACTAGATAACCTCCAGAGCTTCCTTCCCACCGTAACTGTTTTATAAGCCTACGACGTTAACGAGAAAGACAAAAGACAAAGCGCCAGAATAacgttattttaaaataaccacCGGTGGGTTTCTGAGGTGCCCCCCACAGGCAGCCTGTCCCCAGGAGGGGACGGCAGCCAAGCCGGGCCGCCCGTCACACCAGAGGCGCCACTAGGCCTCAGCCGGAGGTCAAAGCCCTCAGCGCTGCCCGCCGAGGCCCCCGGGccgcccctcccctcctcctccccccccggTACTCACCTCACGGTGACGGGAGGCGGCAGGCTCCTCAGCGCGGCCGGGgctgagggaagaaaaggggcAAGAGAGCGCGTCAGGGACAGAGCTCAGCCAGGACaaccccccgcccgccgccgccaccacccccaccccagggagACGGCgctcctcccctctcccccggCTCTCACCGGCGCGGAGGACGAGACGGGAGAACATGGCGGGCGGCGGTACGACCCCTTTCGTTCTGCTGACCGCCGGCCGCCGAACCGCGCCAAGATGGCGGCAGGAGAGGTCTCGCGAGACGCGCTctcggggcggggcgggcgctcTCGCGAGAGAGCGGCGCGGCGCGCGCGGCGCGGGAGCACG encodes:
- the ATP5PB gene encoding ATP synthase F(0) complex subunit B1, mitochondrial; amino-acid sequence: MFSRLVLRAAPAALRSLPPPVTVSVLHTTRPLHTTQQCLAPLPPLPEKGGEVRHGLIPEEFFQFLYPKTGVTGPYMLGTGLLLYLLSKEIYVINHETVAAACILSVIIYGVKKYGSDVAAFADKLNEEKVAKALAVKNEAIKNLETAIEQEKKEQWRVEGRSYLFDAKRNNIAMLLETNYRERLLTVYNEVKKRLDYQVALQNLKRQKEQDHMIQWVEKNVVQSITPQQQKDSIAKCILDLRALSKSAQAAA